A stretch of the Pseudorasbora parva isolate DD20220531a chromosome 13, ASM2467924v1, whole genome shotgun sequence genome encodes the following:
- the kazald3 gene encoding kazal-type serine peptidase inhibitor domain 3, whose protein sequence is MLMHIVMFALLVLSVRSGEGFPNYKDDYMDEDLATFDYYKGTDEFDEGNRTQECDECVPELCPRAQGCRAGRVQDSCGCCSQCANLEGQTCDLGQRNVYYGLCGEDMECKLDRSDGADGEEPEAQCVCLSQKPLCGSDGQTYMNLCKFKEAAYSRPGLNVSDGPCRTVPVIKVPPHNLVNVTGSSIAFLCEVFAFPMALVEWRKDEKEVILPGDDPHISVQSRGGPQKYELSSWLQIEDASQMDSGTYRCIARNELGNVSATAILGVLPPDEMSAYLEQNTNEMIAYDQLQDYDRDYY, encoded by the exons ATGTTAATGCACATAGTTATGTTTGCTCTTTTGGTTCTGAGCGTCAGATCCGGAGAAGGTTTTCCCAATTACAAGGATGACTATATGGACGAGGACTTGGCCACCTTCGACTATTACAAAGGGACGGATGAGTTTGATGAGGGGAACAGGACGCAGGAGTGTGATGAGTGTGTCCCGGAGCTGTGCCCGCGGGCGCAGGGCTGTAGAGCGGGACGGGTGCAGGACAGCTGCGGCTGCTGCTCTCAATGCGCCAACCTGGAGGGACAGACCTGTGACCTCGGCCAGAGAAATGTCTATTATGGATTGTGTGGAGAGGACATGGAGTGCAAACTGGACAGGTCAGATGGAGCGGACGGAGAGGAGCCAGAAgcccagtgtgtgtgtttgtctcagAAACCTCTGTGTGGCTCAGACGGTCAGACCTACATGAATCTCTGCAAATTCAAGGAAGCGGCTTATTCACGGCCTGGACTGAATGTGAGCGACGGGCCGTGCAGGACAG TCCCCGTCATCAAAGTGCCGCCGCATAATCTGGTAAATGTAACTGGCAGCAGTATAGCATTTCTCTGCGAGGTGTTTGCATTTCCCATGGCGCTAGTGGAGTGGAGGAAAGATGAAAAAGAGGTCATTTTACCGGGCGATGATCCACACATATCTGTTCAG TCCCGAGGTGGCCCTCAAAAGTATGAACTTTCCAGTTGGCTCCAGATTGAAGACGCCAGTCAGATGGATTCTGGCACATACAGGTGCATTGCTCGAAATGAGCTTGGCAACGTCTCAGCCACAGCAATTTTAGGAGTCCTGCCTCCAG aTGAGATGTCTGCCTATTTGGAgcaaaacacaaatgaaatgATTGCCTATGACCAATTACAGGACTATGACAGGGATTATTACTAA